A genomic stretch from Phycisphaerae bacterium includes:
- a CDS encoding Glu/Leu/Phe/Val dehydrogenase gives MTVHTPVAPTTEQRPQASAAAPTATPTPDRRHHKPTLFDNVITQFNKAADLMRLDPDIRKILAMTANEIAVNFPVRMEDGRIEMFTGYRVQHNNALGPYKGGLRYHPSVDIDEVRALAAWMTWKTALANIPFGGAKGGIQCDPKKYTMHELQRITRRFTYALGENIGPDYDIPAPDVNTNPQIMAWILDTYLSTIPAHDRQRCTHVVTGKPIVSGGSQGRDKATGQGVVFLIEQWAKDKGVDLTHASYIVQGFGNVGSWAARLLAPHDSTLLAAEDHTGAIANDEGLHPDHLAEHVRATGGVRGFAGSKPIDHETFLKTKADIFIPAALESQITRDTAPWLNVKLVAEGANGPTDPEGDAILQERGIDLMPDFLCNSGGVIVSYFEWLQNKRSEFWDVEEVDTKLRKKVLAAYRKVRDKAAELKTDWRTAAYIVAITHIETVYKERGIFP, from the coding sequence ATGACCGTCCACACGCCCGTAGCCCCGACAACAGAGCAAAGACCTCAAGCAAGCGCCGCTGCCCCAACCGCTACGCCCACCCCCGACCGCCGCCACCACAAGCCCACCCTCTTCGACAACGTCATCACCCAGTTCAACAAGGCCGCTGATCTCATGCGGCTCGATCCCGACATCCGCAAGATCCTCGCCATGACCGCCAACGAGATCGCCGTCAACTTTCCCGTGCGCATGGAGGATGGCCGCATCGAAATGTTCACGGGCTATCGCGTCCAGCACAACAACGCCCTCGGCCCCTACAAGGGCGGTCTGCGGTATCACCCCTCCGTCGATATCGACGAGGTCCGGGCACTGGCCGCGTGGATGACGTGGAAGACGGCGCTGGCCAACATCCCCTTCGGCGGGGCGAAGGGCGGCATCCAGTGCGATCCCAAGAAATACACGATGCACGAGCTGCAGCGGATCACCCGCCGCTTCACCTACGCCCTCGGCGAGAACATCGGCCCGGATTACGACATCCCCGCGCCGGACGTGAACACCAACCCGCAGATCATGGCGTGGATCCTCGACACCTATCTCTCCACCATCCCCGCGCACGACCGCCAGCGCTGCACCCACGTCGTCACCGGCAAGCCGATCGTCTCCGGTGGCAGCCAGGGCCGGGACAAGGCGACCGGTCAGGGCGTCGTGTTTCTGATCGAGCAGTGGGCCAAGGACAAGGGCGTCGATCTGACGCACGCGTCGTACATTGTGCAGGGCTTCGGCAACGTCGGCTCATGGGCGGCGCGGCTCCTGGCCCCACACGACTCGACGCTGCTGGCCGCGGAGGACCACACCGGTGCAATCGCCAATGACGAAGGCCTGCACCCCGACCATCTGGCCGAGCACGTCCGCGCGACCGGCGGAGTGAGGGGTTTTGCCGGCTCCAAGCCGATCGACCACGAGACGTTTTTGAAGACCAAGGCCGACATCTTCATCCCCGCCGCATTGGAGAGCCAGATCACCAGGGACACGGCCCCCTGGCTCAACGTGAAGCTCGTCGCCGAAGGGGCGAACGGCCCGACCGACCCCGAGGGGGACGCGATCCTGCAAGAACGCGGCATCGACCTCATGCCGGACTTCCTCTGCAACTCCGGCGGCGTGATCGTTAGCTACTTCGAATGGCTCCAGAACAAGCGGAGCGAGTTCTGGGATGTCGAGGAAGTCGATACGAAGCTGCGCAAAAAAGTCCTCGCCGCCTATCGCAAGGTCCGCGACAAGGCCGCCGAATTGAAGACCGACTGGCGGACGGCGGCGTACATCGTCGCCATCACCCACATCGAGACGGTCTATAAGG
- a CDS encoding YgiT-type zinc finger protein, translated as MRTKFDKCECCGGPVRSRRVTVDLRRGERLYVFYNVPIGVCTKCGERYYPGPVLETLDEFASKAMNGAKKISVPTFDLAEAM; from the coding sequence ATGAGAACCAAATTCGACAAATGTGAATGTTGCGGCGGCCCGGTTCGTTCGCGTCGGGTCACGGTCGATCTTCGTCGGGGCGAGCGGCTCTACGTCTTTTACAACGTGCCGATCGGCGTTTGCACCAAGTGCGGAGAGCGCTATTACCCCGGCCCGGTCCTCGAAACGCTGGACGAGTTCGCTTCCAAGGCGATGAATGGGGCCAAGAAGATCTCGGTTCCGACCTTCGATCTGGCCGAGGCCATGTAG
- a CDS encoding carboxypeptidase-like regulatory domain-containing protein translates to MVLIRPYLRSLVCLLLLVAGGCDVLPFFGGDNGINGVILAGPTCPFQMEGEDCDDRPIAATVIVRQPFGFEVTRFTSDDDGRFRVELPPGNYQLDPQPNECCIGTAPFQTVTVQDGQFNEIVISYDTGIR, encoded by the coding sequence GTGGTTCTAATCCGCCCGTACCTTCGATCGCTGGTGTGTCTGTTGCTGCTTGTAGCGGGCGGCTGCGACGTCTTGCCCTTTTTTGGGGGCGACAACGGTATCAACGGCGTCATCCTGGCCGGGCCGACGTGTCCGTTTCAGATGGAAGGCGAAGATTGCGACGACCGGCCCATTGCCGCGACGGTCATCGTTCGCCAGCCCTTTGGGTTCGAAGTGACGCGGTTCACCTCGGACGACGACGGGCGGTTTCGCGTCGAACTGCCGCCGGGGAACTACCAGCTCGACCCGCAGCCGAACGAGTGCTGCATCGGCACGGCCCCATTCCAGACCGTCACGGTTCAAGACGGGCAGTTCAACGAGATCGTAATCTCATACGACACGGGCATTCGATAG
- a CDS encoding pilus assembly protein TadG-related protein has translation MKFACLAVRPAQRRGLVVAHVVIGAVLFAGVAALAVDVGLLYSVRGDLQNAADAAALAGVSGYFSDAGLAQDTSRIASIVESRTQEFAAHNQSFRSGPTYIDVSDITLASFDFAERTESFSVSGSERFNAVQATTRRSADSPNGAVAFYFAGILGMKEAAVTASAIAAMDDRFAGYRYEANRGPALLPFTVNISVYEDMSANGPDAYAYDDGPLSGSDGISEVKLFPWKESGGGGGGSSSGGSTSSDGSGNFGVLDFGSGGASTVGDQIRNGITPADLQAAIGTTDVSYVTESGEPTTYSMSGQTGAMSSMGADLEARIGDVIGFFVHDQVTDPGTNASFRNIGLRFGRIMHVDLSGAVAERALVIQPVAYTSDAVSINPNARPTGGQVGRVVLVR, from the coding sequence ATGAAATTCGCCTGTCTCGCAGTTCGCCCCGCGCAGCGCCGCGGACTTGTCGTGGCTCACGTCGTCATCGGTGCAGTCCTTTTTGCCGGCGTGGCCGCGTTGGCGGTCGATGTCGGCTTGCTCTATTCGGTCCGCGGCGACCTGCAGAACGCCGCCGACGCCGCCGCCCTCGCCGGTGTCTCCGGCTATTTCAGCGACGCCGGACTGGCCCAGGACACCTCGCGCATCGCTTCGATCGTGGAGTCGCGGACGCAGGAATTCGCCGCACACAACCAGTCCTTCCGGTCCGGGCCGACCTATATCGATGTCTCCGATATCACCCTCGCGTCTTTTGATTTCGCCGAACGTACCGAGTCCTTCAGCGTCTCCGGCTCTGAGCGCTTCAACGCCGTGCAGGCGACGACCCGGCGATCGGCTGACAGCCCCAACGGGGCCGTCGCTTTTTACTTCGCGGGGATCCTGGGAATGAAAGAGGCCGCCGTCACCGCCTCCGCCATCGCCGCGATGGATGACCGGTTCGCGGGCTACCGCTACGAGGCGAACCGCGGCCCGGCGCTCCTGCCGTTTACGGTCAACATCAGCGTCTATGAAGATATGTCCGCCAACGGCCCGGACGCTTACGCCTACGACGACGGACCGCTGTCAGGCAGCGACGGCATTTCGGAAGTCAAGCTGTTCCCGTGGAAGGAAAGCGGAGGAGGAGGCGGTGGAAGTAGTTCCGGCGGAAGCACTTCATCGGATGGCTCCGGAAATTTCGGCGTCCTCGACTTCGGAAGCGGCGGCGCCAGCACGGTTGGCGATCAGATCCGCAACGGCATCACCCCGGCCGACCTGCAAGCCGCGATCGGCACGACGGACGTTAGTTACGTTACCGAGTCTGGTGAGCCGACGACATACTCGATGTCCGGCCAGACCGGCGCGATGTCCAGCATGGGCGCCGACCTTGAGGCGCGAATCGGCGACGTGATCGGCTTCTTCGTCCACGACCAGGTGACCGACCCCGGCACCAACGCCTCCTTCCGCAACATCGGCCTGCGCTTCGGCCGCATCATGCACGTGGACCTGTCCGGCGCGGTCGCTGAACGGGCCCTTGTCATCCAACCCGTCGCCTACACCAGCGACGCAGTGTCCATCAATCCCAACGCCCGTCCAACGGGAGGGCAGGTAGGCCGGGTGGTGCTGGTGCGGTGA
- a CDS encoding radical SAM protein has translation MDLLGQSQPRQLVRYARYTGNLPREVVLLKGLPCIWSRCTFCDYIDDNTTDETTIARVADEQLARVTGEFGRLQVINSGSIQELPLVVREQIRDLLAARKIREFWTESYWSYRKDYAATRAFFGVPTYLFLGVETFDDDLRNRVLNKAMRWKSADEVAAATDAICLMIGIRGQTPDIIRRDIDLLLTKFKCGFINMFSENRLSAGLMDEAIKDWFRSEYGWLEKEPNLTVLWENTGLGVG, from the coding sequence ATGGACCTGCTCGGCCAGTCGCAGCCCCGGCAACTTGTCCGCTACGCCCGCTACACCGGTAACCTGCCGCGCGAGGTCGTGCTGCTCAAGGGCCTGCCCTGCATCTGGAGCCGGTGCACGTTTTGCGACTACATCGACGACAACACGACGGACGAGACAACCATCGCCCGCGTCGCGGATGAACAGCTCGCCAGGGTGACCGGCGAGTTCGGTCGCCTGCAAGTCATCAACAGCGGCTCGATCCAGGAGCTGCCGCTCGTCGTCCGTGAGCAAATTCGCGACCTGCTGGCGGCCCGGAAAATCCGCGAATTCTGGACCGAATCGTACTGGTCCTACCGCAAGGACTACGCCGCCACGCGGGCCTTCTTCGGGGTGCCGACTTACCTCTTCCTGGGCGTGGAAACCTTCGACGACGACCTCCGCAACCGCGTGCTCAACAAGGCGATGCGTTGGAAGAGCGCGGACGAAGTCGCCGCCGCCACGGACGCCATCTGCCTCATGATCGGCATCCGCGGTCAGACGCCCGACATCATCCGCCGCGACATTGACCTACTGCTCACCAAATTCAAATGCGGCTTCATCAACATGTTCAGCGAGAATCGCCTCAGTGCCGGTCTCATGGACGAAGCGATCAAAGACTGGTTCCGTTCCGAATATGGCTGGCTGGAAAAAGAGCCCAACCTCACCGTCCTTTGGGAAAACACGGGGCTCGGCGTGGGCTAA
- a CDS encoding SpoIIE family protein phosphatase, with translation MVEHAKHLAMQLTDVVDLETLQSLQDGFARLTGLSTSIRDTEGRPITRPHESNGDVTRFEAPIMVQEARLGSIVLGDPIAVPPSPDNPTIPVTGFLQDLAETIAQLCHHALQHRSRVDELAVVYEMSSLLAKRTKLQDLLDTATRQLVETMGLRAASLRLLDEESGVLKMASVANLSPSYLDKGQILALDSPIDQDALAGKTVYIEDLRTDPRVHHQQKAREEGLVSCLVTGLSSGGKRIGALRIYMDHRHTFTPFEVSLLQAIASQVAAAIVHARFRRDAVEAEQLERQVRLAADVQRRMIPSRLPTNSHYQFGCVYEPASNLGGDFYDFIGFENGDTGLVIADVVGKGVPASLLMASARSALRSNARRVEDISEIMRSVNRRLHFDTLPSEFATLFYAELSHNGRALKHCNGGHEPLILLRRGEIIELDVGGLALGIDPDFRYEWAEQALESGDLLVLVTDGMTEALNYDGERYGRERLHTSIKQYGSITADLTAELIAKQLFWDVRRFVGLAPRSDDITLVVVRVK, from the coding sequence TTGGTCGAGCACGCCAAACATCTCGCGATGCAACTGACAGACGTTGTCGACCTGGAGACGCTCCAGTCGCTCCAAGACGGCTTTGCGCGCCTGACCGGTCTTTCCACGTCCATTCGCGATACAGAAGGCAGGCCTATTACGCGACCGCACGAGAGCAACGGCGATGTAACCCGGTTCGAAGCGCCCATCATGGTTCAGGAAGCGCGGCTTGGGAGCATCGTGCTGGGCGATCCCATCGCTGTTCCGCCCAGCCCCGACAATCCAACGATTCCGGTTACGGGATTCCTGCAGGACCTCGCTGAGACTATTGCGCAGCTTTGCCATCACGCCTTGCAACATCGCAGCCGCGTCGATGAACTGGCCGTCGTCTATGAGATGTCATCGCTGCTGGCGAAGCGCACCAAGCTTCAGGACTTGCTCGATACGGCGACGCGACAACTGGTTGAGACGATGGGCCTGCGGGCGGCGTCGTTGCGGCTGCTCGATGAAGAGTCGGGCGTACTGAAAATGGCATCGGTGGCGAACCTGTCGCCGAGCTATCTCGACAAGGGACAGATTCTGGCTTTGGACAGCCCGATCGATCAGGACGCGCTGGCCGGGAAGACGGTCTATATCGAGGACTTGCGGACCGACCCACGCGTGCACCATCAGCAGAAGGCGCGCGAAGAGGGGCTGGTCAGTTGTCTCGTCACCGGACTGTCGTCGGGCGGGAAACGTATCGGCGCGCTGCGGATCTACATGGACCATCGGCACACCTTTACGCCGTTTGAGGTGTCGCTGCTTCAGGCGATCGCCTCACAGGTCGCGGCGGCGATCGTCCACGCGCGATTCCGGCGGGATGCCGTGGAGGCCGAACAGCTTGAGCGGCAGGTGCGGCTGGCCGCGGACGTGCAGCGGCGCATGATCCCGTCGCGGTTGCCGACGAACTCTCATTACCAATTCGGCTGTGTTTATGAGCCGGCGTCCAACCTGGGCGGCGACTTTTACGATTTCATCGGCTTCGAGAACGGCGACACGGGCCTCGTCATCGCGGACGTCGTGGGCAAGGGGGTGCCCGCGTCGCTGCTGATGGCCAGCGCGCGGTCGGCGCTGCGGTCGAATGCCCGGCGAGTGGAGGACATCAGCGAAATCATGCGGTCGGTCAATCGCCGGCTTCACTTCGATACGCTACCGAGTGAGTTCGCGACGCTCTTTTACGCCGAATTGAGCCACAATGGCCGGGCGTTGAAGCACTGCAACGGCGGACACGAGCCGCTGATTCTGCTTCGGCGCGGGGAGATCATCGAACTGGACGTCGGCGGCCTGGCGCTGGGGATCGACCCCGACTTTCGCTACGAATGGGCCGAGCAGGCGCTGGAATCGGGCGATCTTCTGGTACTTGTGACGGATGGGATGACCGAGGCGCTGAATTACGATGGTGAGCGTTACGGGCGGGAGCGCTTGCACACATCGATCAAGCAATATGGTTCGATAACGGCGGACTTGACGGCCGAGTTGATCGCCAAGCAACTCTTCTGGGATGTACGACGGTTCGTCGGACTCGCCCCGCGCTCGGACGACATCACGCTGGTGGTGGTTCGCGTCAAGTGA
- a CDS encoding DegT/DnrJ/EryC1/StrS family aminotransferase produces the protein MNIELSGPDITQAEIDAVADVLRSGRLSLGPAVPRFEKAVADYVGVKHAVAVSSGTTGLHLLMRAVGIGPGDEVISTPFSFVASTNCVLFERARPVFADIDPQTWNIDPKKVEAAVTPKTKAIIPVNVFGQVAEMDAINAIAKRHRLRVVEDSCESLGAKYKGRMSGGLADAGVFGFYPNKQITTGEGGMITTNDDEIARLCISMRNQGRDTGMGWLSHERLGYNYRLSDIACAIGAVQMQRVGEILGKRARVASWYRQRLLDENRVELQKTSPDCEMSWFVFVIKLADRYSEQDRNSTIAALRERGIGCSNYFSPIHLQPFYREQFGYKPGDFPACERVAARTIALPFHNGLTESQVDHVCKTLNALL, from the coding sequence ATGAACATCGAACTCTCCGGTCCCGACATCACCCAGGCCGAAATCGACGCCGTCGCCGACGTCCTGCGCTCCGGCCGCCTATCGCTTGGCCCCGCCGTCCCGCGCTTTGAAAAGGCCGTCGCGGATTACGTCGGCGTCAAGCACGCCGTCGCCGTCTCCAGCGGCACGACCGGCCTGCACCTGCTCATGCGGGCCGTCGGCATCGGCCCCGGCGACGAGGTCATCAGCACCCCGTTTTCCTTCGTCGCCTCGACGAACTGCGTCCTCTTCGAACGGGCTCGCCCGGTCTTCGCCGACATCGATCCCCAGACCTGGAATATCGACCCCAAGAAAGTCGAGGCCGCGGTCACGCCGAAGACCAAAGCCATCATCCCCGTCAACGTCTTCGGTCAGGTCGCCGAGATGGACGCGATCAACGCCATCGCGAAACGCCATCGACTCCGTGTCGTCGAAGACTCGTGCGAATCGCTCGGCGCGAAATACAAGGGCCGCATGTCCGGCGGTCTGGCCGATGCCGGCGTGTTCGGCTTTTACCCCAACAAGCAAATCACAACGGGCGAAGGCGGGATGATCACCACGAACGACGACGAGATCGCCAGGCTGTGCATCTCGATGCGCAACCAGGGCCGCGACACGGGCATGGGCTGGCTCTCGCACGAGCGACTGGGCTACAACTACCGTCTGTCGGACATCGCCTGCGCGATCGGGGCGGTGCAGATGCAGCGAGTCGGCGAAATCCTCGGCAAACGCGCCCGTGTGGCGAGTTGGTACCGGCAACGATTGCTCGACGAAAACCGCGTCGAATTACAAAAGACGAGCCCCGATTGCGAGATGAGCTGGTTCGTCTTCGTCATCAAGCTCGCCGATCGATACAGCGAGCAGGACCGCAACTCCACCATCGCCGCCCTCCGCGAGCGCGGCATCGGCTGCAGCAACTACTTCAGCCCGATCCATCTCCAACCGTTCTACCGCGAGCAATTCGGCTACAAGCCCGGCGACTTCCCCGCCTGCGAACGCGTCGCCGCCCGCACGATTGCACTGCCTTTCCACAATGGGTTGACTGAATCGCAAGTCGACCACGTCTGCAAGACGCTTAACGCCCTGCTTTGA
- a CDS encoding HEAT repeat domain-containing protein, producing the protein MNADSQTPTNTTDATGEPMTGRLMARLFIVPAIIVCLLLAVAVVVVLFGSTSLEKPVSTADLLAQIEADRGERTMDVMLLPHARESWQAAQELARRFEQKDKFLKPEEIAPTADRLVTLLNKYEPGRDVDEAGPAQQYFLIMALAKLEAPAGVDPLVRLLRDPNASTRRTALQALADMRRVPEARQAVAHVLPLLDDAKPAVRLVACATVACLAEPGDSTAIRAVAPLLEAEAEIQWNAAMTLARLGSRSGKLVLMNMLQRAYWEKLELEYLENGAQVRRKFSDLEVSRNLASAIDAAGHLNDPDIAGLINALEKDPSVTVRDAARATHSRETSEKTAGAKAPVGGVDPADVEIL; encoded by the coding sequence ATGAACGCAGATTCCCAAACTCCGACAAACACCACAGACGCGACGGGCGAACCGATGACGGGCCGTTTGATGGCGCGGCTGTTTATCGTGCCGGCGATCATTGTCTGTTTGCTCCTCGCCGTCGCCGTGGTCGTTGTTCTTTTCGGAAGCACCAGTCTGGAGAAGCCCGTTTCGACGGCGGACCTGCTCGCGCAGATCGAGGCCGATCGCGGCGAGCGGACAATGGATGTGATGCTGCTGCCGCACGCCCGCGAGTCATGGCAGGCGGCCCAGGAGCTGGCCCGGCGGTTCGAGCAGAAGGACAAGTTCCTCAAGCCGGAAGAAATCGCGCCGACGGCGGATCGGCTGGTCACGCTGCTCAACAAATACGAACCCGGTCGCGATGTCGACGAGGCGGGACCGGCGCAGCAATATTTTCTGATCATGGCGCTTGCGAAACTGGAAGCGCCGGCGGGCGTGGATCCGCTGGTCAGGCTGCTCCGCGATCCGAACGCTTCGACGCGCCGCACGGCACTGCAGGCGCTAGCGGACATGCGGCGGGTACCGGAGGCGCGGCAGGCGGTCGCGCACGTCCTACCGCTACTTGATGATGCGAAACCGGCGGTGCGGTTGGTGGCCTGCGCAACGGTGGCGTGCCTGGCCGAACCGGGGGACAGCACGGCGATCCGCGCCGTTGCGCCGCTCCTGGAGGCGGAGGCGGAGATTCAGTGGAACGCGGCGATGACGCTGGCCCGCCTGGGAAGCCGCAGCGGCAAGCTCGTCCTGATGAACATGCTGCAGCGGGCCTACTGGGAAAAGCTCGAGCTGGAGTACCTTGAAAACGGGGCGCAGGTGCGGCGGAAGTTCTCGGATCTGGAGGTGTCCCGCAATCTGGCGTCGGCAATTGACGCCGCAGGGCATTTGAACGATCCTGACATCGCCGGGCTGATTAATGCCCTCGAAAAAGACCCGTCGGTGACGGTTCGCGATGCGGCGCGGGCCACGCACAGCCGGGAGACGTCCGAAAAGACGGCGGGCGCAAAAGCGCCGGTCGGCGGCGTCGATCCCGCGGATGTGGAGATTCTGTAA
- a CDS encoding Rieske 2Fe-2S domain-containing protein, producing MATQEMVTKVWIAPGCIVCDACETTAPDVFEVQHDNETCIIRPEALDMEFTKPRTKSIIEAAEECPVDVIKFETVPVEGGAVVAEAASPPAAKPEKAAATAEAATHAPAAKASPAKPAEPPKPKVLDPAIQALLAATTVRGGNVVIHRDVKDMPDAVKNLAKLSPDQLPPDARFQKVLEKAKPSKAEPTRRDMVLGAGWAALAISFGAAPLVAFNRFMAPNVLEMEDPKVRCGSLAKFQSMAPGDVNEDYKPVKPSGFWIIREEERISALSIICTHLGCIPSWLPNDRKFKCPCHGSGFKPNGTNFEGPAPRPLERFKIYLDGDEVIVDRSRKFLAMGPNDTGPWNDPDASIPV from the coding sequence ATGGCCACCCAAGAGATGGTCACCAAGGTCTGGATCGCCCCCGGGTGCATCGTCTGCGATGCGTGCGAGACGACCGCGCCCGATGTGTTCGAGGTCCAGCACGACAACGAGACGTGCATCATCCGGCCCGAAGCGCTGGACATGGAGTTCACCAAGCCGCGGACCAAGAGCATCATCGAGGCGGCGGAGGAATGCCCGGTCGACGTCATCAAGTTCGAGACGGTCCCGGTTGAGGGCGGCGCTGTCGTCGCCGAAGCGGCGTCGCCCCCGGCGGCGAAGCCTGAAAAGGCCGCGGCTACGGCGGAGGCCGCGACTCATGCCCCGGCGGCGAAGGCGTCGCCCGCGAAACCGGCCGAGCCGCCCAAGCCGAAGGTTCTGGACCCGGCGATTCAGGCGCTGCTCGCGGCGACGACCGTGCGCGGCGGGAACGTCGTCATCCATCGCGACGTCAAGGACATGCCGGATGCGGTGAAGAACCTCGCGAAGCTATCCCCCGACCAATTGCCGCCCGATGCGCGGTTTCAGAAGGTGCTGGAGAAGGCTAAGCCGAGCAAAGCCGAGCCGACCCGGCGGGATATGGTGCTCGGGGCGGGGTGGGCGGCGCTGGCGATTTCGTTCGGTGCGGCGCCGCTGGTGGCGTTCAACCGGTTCATGGCGCCGAACGTGCTGGAGATGGAGGACCCGAAGGTTCGCTGCGGGTCGCTTGCCAAGTTTCAGTCGATGGCCCCGGGAGATGTCAACGAAGACTACAAGCCGGTCAAACCGAGCGGGTTCTGGATCATCCGCGAGGAAGAACGCATAAGTGCCTTATCGATTATCTGCACGCACTTGGGCTGCATCCCGTCGTGGCTGCCGAACGACCGCAAGTTCAAGTGCCCTTGCCATGGCAGCGGGTTCAAGCCGAACGGGACGAATTTCGAAGGCCCCGCTCCGCGACCGCTGGAGCGGTTCAAGATCTATCTGGACGGCGATGAGGTCATTGTTGATCGATCAAGGAAATTCTTGGCAATGGGACCGAACGATACGGGCCCGTGGAATGATCCGGATGCGTCGATTCCGGTTTGA
- a CDS encoding cytochrome b N-terminal domain-containing protein — translation MGLFSAAGDYIRESQVWGSIFRHGVPKDRRTRAMAILSNVFLHLHPVAVRKSGIRLSFTWCMGGLTFFLFLAETITGVLLMFYYRPVVEYAYADIVGLRAHVTLGLMREIHRWGAHAMVIAIWLHMLRVFLTGSYKPPREFNWGVGVVLLTLTLLLSFTGYLLPWDQLAIWAITVGSNMARATPFAGHEGPGAAALMVGDVPLIHGGSDARFLLLGGTVVGPGALLRFYVLHCIFIPLVASVLIAVHFWRVRKDGGISGPL, via the coding sequence ATGGGTCTGTTTAGCGCGGCGGGAGATTACATTCGGGAGAGCCAGGTCTGGGGCTCGATCTTTCGGCACGGCGTGCCTAAGGATCGGCGGACGCGGGCCATGGCCATTCTCAGCAACGTCTTTCTGCACCTGCATCCGGTCGCGGTCCGCAAGAGCGGCATCCGCCTCTCCTTTACCTGGTGCATGGGGGGGCTGACGTTCTTTTTGTTCCTTGCTGAGACGATCACCGGCGTATTGCTGATGTTTTACTACCGGCCGGTCGTGGAATATGCATACGCGGACATCGTGGGGCTGCGGGCGCATGTGACGCTCGGCCTGATGCGCGAGATTCATCGCTGGGGGGCGCATGCGATGGTCATCGCGATTTGGCTGCACATGCTGCGCGTCTTCTTGACGGGCAGCTATAAGCCGCCGCGGGAGTTCAACTGGGGCGTTGGCGTCGTGCTGCTGACGCTGACGCTGCTGCTGTCGTTTACCGGATATCTGCTTCCGTGGGATCAGTTGGCCATCTGGGCGATTACCGTCGGGTCGAACATGGCCCGGGCGACGCCCTTTGCCGGTCATGAAGGTCCCGGTGCCGCGGCGTTGATGGTCGGGGATGTACCTCTGATTCACGGCGGATCGGACGCGAGGTTTCTATTACTCGGCGGGACGGTCGTGGGACCGGGCGCGCTGTTGCGCTTTTATGTGCTGCACTGTATCTTCATCCCGCTCGTGGCCTCGGTGTTGATCGCGGTCCACTTTTGGCGGGTGCGCAAGGATGGCGGCATCTCCGGGCCTCTTTAG